A genomic window from Trueperella bialowiezensis includes:
- a CDS encoding ABC transporter permease translates to MKRMVILTKYHVASLWNWRSVYLGRLVEPVAYFVFLVAGISAMVSDSFGTDYVRYALTGIFCLLAFRVFTFTVSDVSNDRKWGVYAIFTMQGGSPRAYLLTILAVDTLVFLVQSAILLLAYVGVSGWSITAPTLTAIIHNILVAVLVVWGWAGLGAAIGALVDSYSTRDMISTLTSLPIVLSAPLFYTLDSVPTYLYAIAKVNPLTYHVEWIREPSIENMCFAALWAVICYAVGAFALQRSDRVSSER, encoded by the coding sequence ATGAAAAGAATGGTTATCTTAACGAAATACCACGTTGCCTCACTGTGGAATTGGCGCAGTGTCTATCTCGGCAGACTCGTGGAGCCAGTCGCATATTTCGTTTTCTTAGTCGCCGGTATTTCCGCGATGGTCTCCGATAGTTTCGGCACCGACTATGTACGCTACGCGCTCACCGGAATATTCTGCCTTCTGGCGTTCAGGGTATTCACCTTTACCGTGTCTGACGTGTCAAACGACCGGAAATGGGGAGTTTACGCGATCTTCACGATGCAAGGCGGCAGCCCTCGAGCTTATCTTCTGACAATACTTGCGGTTGACACACTCGTCTTCCTAGTACAATCTGCCATTCTGTTACTCGCCTACGTTGGAGTATCAGGCTGGAGCATCACAGCGCCCACCCTCACAGCGATCATTCACAATATTCTTGTTGCCGTGTTGGTGGTCTGGGGGTGGGCTGGGCTCGGAGCCGCCATCGGCGCGCTCGTCGATAGCTACTCGACACGCGACATGATTTCAACACTGACCTCGTTGCCCATCGTCCTATCTGCCCCTCTGTTCTACACGTTGGATTCAGTTCCCACATACCTGTACGCCATCGCCAAGGTAAACCCACTGACCTATCACGTTGAGTGGATACGAGAGCCAAGCATTGAAAACATGTGCTTCGCGGCTCTCTGGGCTGTCATCTGCTACGCGGTTGGCGCCTTCGCATTACAGCGCTCAGATCGGGTTAGTTCGGAGAGATAG
- a CDS encoding endonuclease, whose translation MHNAIPDKRENRYQQLAGWVFSRHYKPGDTSVRWKREELRSAAKELGIPLPKNLGDVLYAIRYRMPLPSVMLETAPAGFEWIVRSVGRSAYSFDLIPAQVRIAPNPALAVTKIPDATPEIIAASALGDEQALLALVRYNRLIDIFLGVTAYSLQNHLRTTAIGIGQVEVDEVYLAVDRFGRQFVLPVQAKGGADEIGITQTEQDIAVCEEKWPDKICRPIAVQFADSGRIALFELAIQNNQVRVRRESHYQLVPASVITRDDLAEYSHSAMVEG comes from the coding sequence ATGCACAATGCTATTCCGGACAAAAGAGAGAATCGCTACCAGCAACTCGCCGGCTGGGTGTTTTCCCGCCATTACAAGCCAGGCGACACCTCAGTGCGCTGGAAACGTGAAGAACTACGCAGTGCAGCGAAAGAACTCGGAATACCGCTGCCAAAGAATCTTGGAGACGTTCTCTATGCGATTCGTTACAGGATGCCACTTCCTTCTGTCATGTTAGAGACTGCACCAGCCGGTTTTGAATGGATAGTGCGTTCTGTTGGCCGCTCTGCGTACAGTTTTGATTTAATCCCAGCCCAAGTACGCATCGCGCCGAACCCGGCGCTTGCTGTGACGAAGATTCCCGATGCAACTCCGGAAATCATCGCGGCATCGGCACTTGGTGACGAACAAGCCCTCCTAGCTCTCGTGCGATATAACCGACTCATCGATATTTTCCTTGGAGTAACCGCCTACTCGTTACAGAATCATCTACGGACAACCGCCATAGGCATTGGACAAGTTGAAGTTGACGAAGTCTATCTCGCGGTTGACCGGTTCGGCCGACAGTTCGTTCTGCCAGTGCAGGCCAAGGGCGGCGCAGATGAGATAGGTATTACACAGACCGAACAGGATATTGCTGTGTGCGAGGAAAAGTGGCCTGATAAAATCTGCCGCCCCATCGCAGTTCAATTCGCAGACAGCGGCCGCATCGCGCTGTTTGAGCTGGCAATTCAAAACAACCAAGTCAGGGTCAGACGCGAATCTCATTACCAACTTGTCCCGGCATCAGTTATCACCAGAGATGACCTTGCCGAATATTCTCACAGTGCGATGGTAGAAGGATGA
- a CDS encoding heavy metal translocating P-type ATPase, with amino-acid sequence MPTDIDLAVSGMTCAACVARVEKKLNKVPGVEAVVNLATERAHVVVSDDSITPDQLIDVVTKAGYGATVVENPAQADDAAQTAAEERTTDLWRRFVISAALSVPVVGISMIPALQFPGWQWLVAALSLPIAFWCGWPFHKGARAGTMDTLVSLGVLASMGWSLWALLFGGAGHIGYTMHMSGIHGLTGKPHLYFESAAMIVTFLLLGRYLEAKSRRSAGDALRALLELGADQAFLVSRGGAEIGRMIPASELQVGDIFRVRPGETVAADGVVVAGHSAINASLVTGESVPIDVTVGSPVTGATINEQGSLDVRATRVGEETTLAQMGRLLAQAQTGKAPVQRIADRISSVFVPAVIVIALVTLVVRLALGNPVQMALASAITVLVVACPCALGLATPTALLAGSGKLSKLGVLIRGPEVLEGAHRAEVIMLDKTGTLTTGVMSVDEVVAHEATEAEVLTYAASLEAHSEHPIAKAIVRDAQDRGLTLRQVTGFTAVPAGGVVGEIDGERVAAGKLDWLTDHDVAPVRAAAERIAESGSTAVVVTVDRRVIGVIGVRDTLRPEAKEAVDGLRDQRLTPVLVTGDNKAAARTVAAELGIDRVHAGVLPEDKVAIVREWQQKANVAMVGDGVNDAAALAQADLSIAMGSGTDVAKAAADITIVNSDIRAIPAALRVSAATLKIIKQNLAWAFSYNLIAIPLAVGGVIVPGIAAFAMASSSVIVVLNSLRLR; translated from the coding sequence ATGCCCACCGACATTGACCTTGCCGTTTCGGGTATGACGTGCGCCGCGTGCGTGGCGCGCGTGGAAAAGAAACTCAACAAGGTTCCGGGCGTCGAAGCGGTGGTCAATCTGGCCACCGAGCGCGCCCACGTGGTCGTCAGCGACGATTCGATCACCCCCGATCAACTCATCGACGTGGTTACCAAGGCCGGCTACGGCGCCACCGTCGTTGAGAACCCGGCACAGGCCGACGACGCCGCACAAACAGCCGCAGAAGAACGCACAACAGATCTGTGGCGGCGCTTCGTTATATCAGCCGCGCTCTCGGTGCCGGTCGTCGGCATCTCGATGATCCCCGCCCTGCAATTTCCAGGCTGGCAGTGGCTGGTCGCCGCGCTGAGCCTGCCGATTGCTTTCTGGTGCGGCTGGCCCTTCCACAAGGGAGCTCGCGCAGGCACGATGGACACCCTCGTCTCCCTCGGAGTGCTCGCCTCGATGGGCTGGTCGCTGTGGGCGCTCCTGTTCGGCGGCGCCGGGCACATCGGCTACACGATGCACATGAGCGGCATCCACGGCCTAACGGGCAAGCCGCACCTGTACTTCGAGTCCGCCGCCATGATCGTCACCTTCCTTCTGCTCGGCCGATACTTGGAGGCGAAATCGCGCAGATCGGCCGGCGACGCGCTTCGCGCCCTCCTCGAACTCGGCGCAGACCAGGCTTTCCTCGTCTCCCGAGGCGGCGCTGAGATCGGCCGCATGATCCCCGCGTCCGAGCTCCAGGTTGGGGACATCTTCCGGGTCCGCCCCGGGGAAACGGTGGCTGCCGACGGCGTCGTCGTCGCCGGGCATTCGGCCATCAATGCCTCGCTGGTGACCGGGGAGTCCGTGCCCATCGACGTCACCGTAGGCTCGCCGGTCACCGGCGCGACGATCAACGAGCAGGGCTCGCTCGACGTGCGGGCAACCCGGGTGGGCGAAGAAACAACGCTGGCTCAGATGGGCCGCCTGCTCGCCCAAGCACAAACCGGTAAGGCGCCCGTGCAGCGGATCGCGGACCGTATCTCGTCCGTATTCGTACCCGCCGTTATCGTGATTGCGCTGGTCACACTGGTTGTGCGGCTCGCGCTCGGCAACCCCGTGCAGATGGCGCTGGCCTCGGCGATCACCGTTCTCGTCGTGGCATGCCCGTGCGCGCTTGGCCTCGCCACGCCCACCGCCCTGCTGGCCGGATCAGGCAAACTCTCCAAACTCGGCGTGCTCATCCGCGGGCCGGAAGTGCTCGAAGGCGCACACCGAGCCGAGGTCATCATGCTCGACAAAACCGGCACGCTCACCACCGGGGTCATGTCCGTTGACGAGGTCGTCGCACACGAAGCAACAGAGGCAGAGGTGCTCACCTACGCCGCGAGCCTCGAAGCCCATTCCGAGCACCCCATTGCGAAAGCAATCGTCCGGGACGCCCAGGATCGCGGCCTTACGCTACGCCAGGTCACCGGTTTCACGGCGGTTCCGGCCGGGGGCGTCGTCGGCGAGATCGACGGCGAACGCGTGGCCGCTGGCAAGCTCGACTGGCTGACCGACCACGACGTCGCGCCGGTACGCGCAGCCGCCGAACGGATCGCAGAATCCGGGTCCACCGCCGTCGTCGTCACCGTTGATCGCCGCGTAATCGGTGTGATCGGCGTACGCGACACGCTGCGCCCCGAGGCCAAGGAGGCCGTGGACGGGCTGCGCGACCAGAGGCTCACACCGGTGCTCGTAACCGGCGATAACAAGGCGGCCGCGCGCACCGTGGCCGCCGAGCTCGGCATCGACCGCGTCCACGCCGGCGTGCTCCCGGAAGACAAGGTGGCAATCGTGCGCGAATGGCAGCAAAAGGCGAATGTGGCGATGGTGGGCGACGGCGTCAACGACGCGGCCGCACTCGCGCAGGCAGACCTTTCGATCGCGATGGGGTCGGGAACCGACGTCGCCAAAGCGGCCGCCGACATCACGATCGTCAACTCCGACATCCGGGCGATTCCCGCCGCGCTACGCGTCTCGGCGGCCACACTAAAAATCATCAAGCAGAATCTGGCGTGGGCGTTCTCCTACAATCTGATCGCCATTCCGCTCGCTGTGGGCGGGGTGATCGTGCCGGGGATTGCGGCGTTTGCGATGGCGTCGTCGTCCGTGATCGTGGTTCTTAATTCGCTCCGGCTCCGTTAG
- a CDS encoding heavy-metal-associated domain-containing protein, with protein sequence MTCNNCVSHVTEELTAISGIDEVIVTLDADGTSTVEVVGEATDDQLREAIDEAGYDLVRIER encoded by the coding sequence ATGACGTGCAACAACTGCGTATCGCACGTAACAGAAGAACTCACCGCCATCTCAGGCATTGACGAAGTTATCGTCACGCTTGACGCGGATGGCACATCCACGGTTGAGGTCGTCGGCGAAGCAACAGACGACCAGCTGCGCGAAGCAATCGACGAAGCGGGCTACGACCTCGTACGCATCGAACGGTAA
- a CDS encoding ABC transporter ATP-binding protein gives MAEPVLSASSLSKRYSKNADFALQDFSADFFEGELVAVIGPNGAGKSTLFDILGSLIRPTSGELTTHVDRSHIGWCPQREVIDWSLTVRQNITMGVELRTASFRASHQVEHIASLLGLLPYLNRTAETLSGGELRRTQIARAIIGDPQLMILDEPTTGLDPSAINTVFDYLRTRVDAGATALVSTHETSKFARYCTRVIAINQGITIRDMDAAEFMSYAPQSNDLWDAFQACVNEEV, from the coding sequence GTGGCTGAACCTGTACTTAGCGCTTCTTCCCTTTCGAAGAGATACAGCAAGAACGCCGACTTTGCCTTGCAAGATTTTTCGGCGGACTTTTTCGAAGGTGAACTAGTCGCTGTGATAGGCCCCAATGGAGCTGGCAAATCGACGCTATTCGACATCCTAGGCAGCCTCATCAGACCCACGTCAGGCGAGCTGACCACTCACGTTGACCGCTCCCACATTGGCTGGTGTCCGCAGCGTGAGGTGATCGATTGGTCGTTGACCGTCCGGCAAAACATTACGATGGGTGTGGAACTGAGAACTGCGAGTTTCCGTGCGTCTCATCAGGTTGAACACATTGCTTCACTACTTGGTTTGTTGCCGTACTTAAACCGGACGGCAGAAACCCTTTCTGGCGGGGAGCTGCGTAGAACGCAGATCGCACGCGCAATTATCGGCGATCCACAACTCATGATCCTCGACGAGCCCACAACTGGGCTAGATCCCTCAGCGATCAATACGGTGTTTGACTACCTTCGTACGCGAGTCGACGCGGGTGCAACCGCGTTAGTCAGCACGCATGAGACCTCGAAGTTCGCGCGGTACTGCACAAGGGTCATCGCCATCAATCAGGGAATCACCATTCGCGACATGGACGCTGCCGAGTTCATGAGCTACGCACCTCAAAGCAACGACCTGTGGGATGCTTTCCAAGCCTGTGTCAACGAAGAGGTATAA